TGTTCATGTGCTTTGCCGGTTTTGATTATGATTGTTAAAAAATATGGAGGATTCTTTTGTATAGATTGTGGTGTGTTATGTTCGTAAATAATCGCCGTATAAAATCGGCTTGTAATATATATTTTTCATGGTAATTCTCCTGATAAAAATAGCCGATAACATAAGATTTTATATCTTACATTATCGGCTCTGCGTCTTTGCGTCCGGCTCTTTAATGATTGTGGTTTTTAACTCTTTTATATTGACCAAAGTTTCTAATTTACACTTAGGACAGTAAAGAGGAAAATTTTTTAATTCGGTATCTTTTCGTAGTTTTATCCTCGTTTTACTTTTACAAATAGGGCATAACAGCCAGTTTATTGTATCCAATCACTACCTCCAGCATTTTGATTACAAATCGATTTCTTCAAAGTTTTTAATAGATTTTTTATATGATAACCATGTACATAACATAAATAAGACGACACCAATTACGAATACAACAATTTGTGCTGTACTCACGTTTGAAAGCTCATTCAGACTCTTTAAAGTAGGAATATGATGCAATATTTCCCCCATAACTACTACAATAAAACTTACTATGCAGAATATTACAAAAGGCTTTCCAATCTTGTAAGCTGTTTTAAAAAAACCTGCGAGAAAAATGCTGTTAAATGCTGCAAATACAATCATTACATATCCAAGATAAGCCGCATTTGCACTCATCAATGGATTTATATCATAAGGAGCAGTATTCCCTAAAAATTTCATCCTAATAATCGTTAGCAATGTACATAAGATAAAAGCCATCAATTCAATAAATAAAACAAATAGATATTTGGCTGTAACCACGTCTTGTTTCTTAACCGGCAACATAACCGTATATGTTATATCATCATATTCTCTCAACTGCTGGTAAGTATAGAAAATGCCAAGGCAGATAAAAAAGGAACCGACAAGAATGGGGTAACGTGGAATCATCGTCATAGCCGAAAAAATAATAAACCAATAGCTCAAAGGATTTGCTGTTAGTTTCAATTCCTTATAAAAAAGTTTTTTCATCACAAATTCACCTCTTCTCTTTCGATATGCACCATAATATCTTCAAGTGACGGTGTACCACCTATTTCTTTTGTGTAATAACGGATAAAATCTTCTTTTTTCGTAGATAAAAGCAATTCTCCATTTTTGATGTAGGTAATCGTATCTGCACATTTATCTAAATCACTGGTGATATGGGTAGAAAATAAAATTGCTACACCTTTTTCAGCAAGCTTCCGGAAAATTTCATTCATTTCATCTCTGGACACCGGGTCAAGTCCACTTGTCGGCTCATCCAAAATTAAAAGCTTGGCATGATGAGAAAGAGCCAAGGTAAGATAAAACTTCACCTTCATACCCTCAGAAAGATCCATAAGCTTTTTATTTTCGTCAAGATTAAATGCAGTGAGATAATGATGATACTCCTCGTCATCCCAACTATCATAGAAAACACGAGTAATTGCCACAATTTCTTTTATCTTTTTCCTTTTATAATAGCTGACTCCACCTACTGCATAGCCAATCTGCTGTTTAATTTTATCCTCATTATCTAGATAGTCCATTCCAAGAATACGAACACTGCCCGCATCGGGATGTACAAGATTTAGAATAGATTTAAGCGTTGTTGTTTTACCTGCACCGTTTCTACCTATGAATCCCATAACTTCACCAGCTTCAATATGAAAGTTAATGGGTTTTAGTTCAAAAGTTGGATAAATTTTCGTGAGGCTATTCACTTCCAGTATATATCCCATATCATTCATCCCCTTTCTCTTCAAAAGCCTCTTCCATCAGGTATGTGAATGCTTCTTTAGGTGGTATAGCGATACCTCGTTTTTCATCGCCAAGAAGCAAGATTGTATCACCGGGTTTGATATTAAATACTTCTCGTGCCTGTTTCGGTATTACTATCTGCCCTTTTTCTCCAACTATTGCTGTCCAAGCATATTTGCCTTTTGGTATTTTCGTCATAACGGTCTCCTTTTTGGTATGTTTAGTATGATTTGTATTACTTATTATACCATTTAAAATCTCAAAAAAAAAGCCCTGATGATATCATAAAACTCACTACGACTACACCAGTATACTTAACAATTTCAAAAAATTCTGTAGTCTTTGTCCTATAGACTTTCCTTAAAAAAACATAACTACCTTTTTCAAATGCTTTTGTTTGAATCTAATGTCATTTTTTAAAGTTCTGTTGATAAAACTATCTTGAATAAATTAAGACTTCTATTCTCGTTGTAGCGAAAAAGAATAGAAGTCTTACAATTTTAAAACTCTTTATTTCACCAGAACGAATAAATGGAATATCGCCTTTATAGTAACTAGAATTTCCAGCTGAAGGAGTCCCCCCAGAAAATGAAGTTGTAAATTCCCCTAACTTACGTTCTTCCCAATCATCACTGTAACCATTAAAGCGAATTTGAGGCACTTTATTACTCATGATTGCCCCCCAACGGAGTATTTTCTAGTCGTTTACGATTGTTGGCATTCAGAATATCTCGCCAGTGATCATATAACCGATCAACTGTTACACCAGAATAATCTGTTAGATATTCCCAACCTTCACTCTTTAGCTTGTCAATTACAGCTTGTTCAAATTTATCTTCCGCCATTTAACTAGTCTTCTTTTCTTTTTTAGTTGTAACTATTTACCAAAACGCCACCACTTTTTAGGTTTAGGTTGTGACTCCGGGGTGCTATTTTCAGGTTCCGGTTGTTTGTCTGACGTCACTTCTTTTTCACCATCATCATGCGGTGCCATCGTTAAGGCTTTCAAGTCCTTAATTTCTGCCTTGTATTCTTCGAGCAGTTGTTTGTCCTGTAAGGCCAATCTTTGTTGCTGATCTAGTAACTTATGTAACTCTTTCTTTTCAGATTGCATTTCTGATACTAAATTTCGAAGGAATTTCACTTCATCTTGTCCATCAACCGCATCTTTTTTGTTGTCGTCAACATCATCTTTTTGTTGACGGTATCTTGTTGACGAATCGTTTGAGAACATTGCTTTAATAGCTTTTTGCCCATCAACATCAACGTAAACAGTATTGCCTTTTGTTGATGTAAATTGACGTAAATCGATTGACGCATCTCTTTTTATCTTTTGCCATATAGCCTGCTTTGAAACGCCCAATTCATCAGCAAGTTCTCTAATAGTTTTAGGCATGATTTCCAAACCCCTTTCGGAGTTCAGCAAGTGCTTCTTTTCGTGCTTGATCTCTTATTTTTTTATCGTGCTCGGCCTGTTTATCAGCCAATGCTTGTTTCTCAGTGGAGCCTAAAGTCAACCCCTTAACTTTGTCAATGGCACGCCATTTTTCCTGCTCTGTTAATTCACCATTATGCTGAATGTTAAATAGTTTTTGACGTTCATCTTGAAATTGACCTTGTGAGAAGTCGTTAGCGTCTTTCTTTTCAGGCTTCCAAGTAAAAGAATACCCAATCACTGGTTTCCCGCGGCCTTTACCATATTTCTTTCGAACAGTTAGGCCTCTAAAAAGAGGGGTCAATTCTTCTCTGATTGGTTTAAGAACGTATCTGTCAACGTCTCCCGGTTTTTTCCAATAACTTTTAGGAATATCAAGTAACTCAAAAAAATCTTCTTTTGATAAAAAAGCATAACCGGTTGTTCTGAAACCTTTTAACAATCTAAAAGCAGTTTTAGCATAACTGCTTCGAAGATCTCTAAATTCCGCTAAAGCATATCTAACCCACGTGTCTAATTGGATTGAAGTCAATATTTGAGACAGATTTTAAGAGACATTCAGAACCGCGTTTACCTTCCACAGCTCAAATAAATCATTAATCGCGATTAATAACTTATTTGAACCCTGGAAAGCATTAAATCAGGCGGCCATTTGGCTCGTAAGTGTTGCAATTTCAACTTGTAAGGGGGTCTGGTAGCCCAGTGAACTATGAATTCTCTTCCTAGAAAATAAGAATTATCTAAATGAAGGAAACACTATCTCGTTTGGGCAAGATACCGCAACAATGTTTTATCAAGAAAAACCATATTTTACTGCTGACAAAATAAAAATAGTTGTGCCAAAATTTACAGGATTTGATAATACTATTGCACAATTCTTTATCACGTCTATGTCAAAGAGCTTTTCAACATTTACTTGGGGTAGTTCCAGCTATAATGTGAAAATCATTAATGCGCAAAAAATAAAGATACTAATTAATTCGAACGGGCAACCAGACTATGACAGGATGAGATTATTCATTAGAGCTATGCAAAAATTGATAATCAAAAATGTTGTTCAATGGCAAGATAAACAGATTGAAGCTACTAAGCGTATTGTCAGCGAAAAAAATAAATAAAAAGAATTTTGGAAGTTATCAAATAAAGGCAATGAAACTATGCCTGGTATCTTACATAAGAGTCTAGTTGCTGTTTTAATAAGTCCTTTCCTACATCCGCTTTGATCTGAATCAGTTAGGCAACGAGATACAAGATACGAACTATAAAGGTATTGTGCTGCCTATTTAGCGCATCCCCATTGAGGATAATTTTTAACATATCAGGTCAAAAACTAACATGGCTAACATGGCAACTCACACGGACAAACCCAGTAACCACGGGCATTAGAAGGGTAAATGTTAGTATGTTACCTGTTTTTGTCCAAACTATCTATAATCACTTTTTATTTTTTTATTTTTTTATTTTTTCTATCTCCAGACTTTTAGAGAAAAATAACTAACATTTTAACATGAATATCTCAAAAACGCCTTTATAGCAAGGCTTGCGCAGTTTTCACAATGTGAGTTTTTTGCATTTTATGTTAGTTTTTAGCCGTTTTATGTGAATTATTTGATCTTTTATGTGAGTTATTTTGAGTTCAGACAATAAAAAAAGACCTTTCGGTCTTAGGCTTTCATTTTTGTGTAGCCTTGTAAATGACTCCAATTAGCATATTGCCAATCGGGTTTAGCTGCCATAATCATGTTGATTTCATTTCTGATTGTTGTCCTTTCTTTTGGCTTGAGATATTGCTGATCTGTACGAACTATAACCTGTTCTAATAATTCTCTTAGCGAGAAGTGTGTACCGACTGTTGTCCCTGCTAAGATATCATCCAAGCTGTCTGTCACGTCATCGCTTGCCAGATAATCATTTTGCAAACTTTCGATCTGTTTGGTTTCGGCTTTGGTCGGGAAGATTGTATATCCATCACGATACAGAGAAACGGCTTGTCCCCAGAGCTGTGTTATCTCGTTATGAAGCTGATCTGTTTGACTAGGGTCTGTGATATCGGCTGTGCGCTTATCAGCGTTAGGATGTAAAACAAAGTATCTACGGTTACCAGTCCGATCCTTTAACGGTAGCGGGTCATTAGTCGTCATGCCGATAACAAAGTTCTTAGCGTACTTACGGGAAGTTCTTTCATAAGGTGCTCTGAACTGCAAAGTTGTTTCTGTGATAAAACTCTTCGTATCTTCAAAGCCTGTATGCTTGCTTGCCTTCATCTCATCATCGTTCACGATCCAAGCACCTAACATAATGGCTTGATTGTCTTTGTCCTTAAAATCGCTGACATTATCTGTATACCATTCAGGACGAACGGCTAACTTATTGAAGAAGGTTGTTTTGCCAGTGCCAGGAGCACCCTGCAAAAGTAAAACAAAGTCGAATTTAGCTGTGGGCTGAAAAACCTTTGTGACTGCGCCGACTAGCCAAATAGCAAACATTCTTACATTGATGTCTGTCTGTTCCACGCCTAGCCATTTAGTCATAAAGCCTGTGGTTGAGGCATTTCTAAGTTTTATAGGGTTGTGGATAAGTCCCTTGGTTACTTAAAAAAGTACCCAAAAAAGTACCCACGTTTTTTAAGAAAGTGAGGCAAGTAAATGACTCACAATGACAATCAATCTCTAAATTAAATTGAGCAATCATGCCAAAAAGAAGCGTCCATTAAAGGGCACTTTTTTTGTTTATAATCGGTCAACTTTAAGTTCATTGGATGTCAACCCAGAGTTCATAAATATGGCCTTAAAACACGATAAACGCTTAGCCGATACACATTCAATCGTGATAGAAAGCCGATATCAAGGCGTTATTAGCCAATATGCGCTTGGTCTTGTTCACAAAAGCAAACATTTTCTGCATATAGCGTAGCGGTCAACCTATTTGATAAACGTTAAACAATATATTGCAAAGACCTAGAGATATGAAGTCATTACGTATATGGGTATAGGCTGATATATACAACATTTACCAACATTTACCATGTCATCATTGCCGAAACGAATACCAGTTAATCGAATGATCCAAGGCTAAAAATCACGATAAAAATCTTGCCTATAAGTCTCGGGTAACTCATGAATTATCGGACACCAAAATTGCTTATAAACGCCTAAATAGAGCGGTTTTTTCTGAATTAGTGGAGGCAAGTTAGATACCTTTAAAATCTCTAGTAATTCATGAATTACTTAACGAAAAAAAGCAGTCTTTAAAGTCCTCTTAGTTCAGTTCTCACGGTTGATAGCGCTATTTTATTTTTGAATTACTGTATGCTTACAGGCGAGTTTTTGAAACACTCACAGGTTTAAAAAACTCGTTCAATGGGTCTCAAAATTTCTATGGAAAACGACATAGATGAATAGAACTTGTTAATGTATCTTATCTTCTGCAATTATTGACTTTGACTTTTTCTTTACGAAAGATTTATGAGCAAGAATCATCCTATTCCTTTATAGACTGCGGATTCTTTAGAATGGCTGAGCAACGGCATGAAACTGTTGAATAATTTAACTTGAAAATATCAGGGGAAGTACCTAACCAACAAAGCCATTATCTGTGTATAGCTTTGAGTCAGAGTGTTGATTAGAATTTAAAGAACATAGTAAAATTGTTATATCAATTGAAATAAGAGATGTTGGGGAAGAGATATGTCCAAAGTAAGCATGGTGAGTAAACTGTTAAGCAAAGGTGCAACCAAGGTTGCTAAAAAAACCGTGAAATCAGCGGTTGAAACAGCCGGTTCAGCCGCTCTAGGAAGTCTGTTTGCTGCAGCTGCCTCAGGAACAAAAAATATGGTTACTGATCAAGTACATAAGTTTAAAGATAAGATTTATATCCCTGATATCGAAGGTATCCCGGTTGAGGAAGCTCAAAAGATTTTAACCGATTTTCATTTCAAATCAATCAAATTATTAGTGGATGCCAACAAACACTATGCCAATAAAAGAACTGGCATCGTCCTAAAGACCAAACCGAAATTAGGCAGCAAAGTATCGCCAGATACCTTTATCAAGGTTTTCTATGCTGATGAGACTATTATTGCCTCTAGCCAAGCCTTGCTAAAAGCGAGTCAAGATCGGCAAGCCGCTAAAAAAGAGGCACACAAAATTTTGGCGCACAAAATGGTGGCTAATTCCAAGTCTGAAGCTGCTCTGTTGTCGCATAAGCTTGCCTCTAGTTTCCACCACAAGAAGAATAACGAGGCAAACAGAGAAACTAAATGAAAACCGTTACAATTTGGCGTTCATTCGATCAGCAACTAAGCGGGCGTGGCTTAATGATTTTGCAAACGTAATTAGAAACGAATTCACACTTATGAGTTAGTCGAAGTGGGTTTTGATTAATGGATTTTTTGTAATCATTTGTCAATCTGGCTCATCGATATAATCATTTAGATTTTGTGTCTGCCTTTCTTGTATTCATCTATAATCAAATTAGTGTTTTTGGTTTAAAGGGAGCTATTTTCGTGAATGCTAGTACACAGAGTTTTGATCGCTTAGTTGAGGAAATTAACCAAACAGCCGGGGATGTGCAACGAGATCGTGGCACGCTATTTGAACGCCTAGTCGTGACCTATCTGAAAAATGAGCCGCTCTATGCCAATAAATTTGATCATGTCTGGATGCTGGCGGATGTGCCAGATCGTTATGGGATTCCTAAAAAAGATACGGGTGTTGACATTGTCGCAAGCGATAAACTGACAGGGGAATTAACAGCGGTTCAGGCCAAGTTCTATCAAGGCAAAGTTGGGAAAGCCACGATTGATTCCTTTATGGCTGAGATGAATAAAAGCTATTATGCCACAGGTTTGATTGTCTCAACCATTGATGATTGGAACAAAAACGCCGAAGCCGACTTTGAAAATACGACCAAGCCGATTTCTCGCATTGGCCTGGCTGATTTAAAGAACGCGCACTTTGATTGGTCGCAGTTTTCCTTTGCCAAAAATGAAAATCCGATTCAAAAAACACATAAAGCCATTCGTCATTACCAGCAAGAGGCCATTGACAAATCATTGGCTTATTTTAAGAACCATGATCGTGGCCAATTAATCATGGCGCCAGGGACTGGCAAGACTTTTACAAGTCTAAAGATTGCTGAAAGCCTGATGAGTCAAGAAGAAAAACAAACTTTTTATTTGCTTTATTTAGTGCCTTCTATTCAGTTACTAACCCAAACTTTGTTTAGCTGGAATGCCGACGTCTCTGATGAGCTAGAACTGGTTTCTTTTGCTGTGACCTCAGATAATAAAGCCACGAAACTCAAAAATGACGATGAAGACTTAGCTCCTGAAGATATTGGTTTTCCAGCCACGACCGATGATCAACAGCTGTTAAAAAATCTCCATAGCTTAAAAGCCAGCAGCCAAAAACGCTTGCTGGTCGTTTTTAGTACCTACCAGTCCATTGATGTGATTCATCGTGCCCAAAAGCAAGGTTTTCCTGACTTCGATTTAATTGTGGCCGATGAAGCTCATCGAACCACTGGTGCCCACGCCCTAGGTGAACAAGCTAGTTTTACAAAAGTTCATGATAATGCTAATGTTTCGGCTAAATTACGTTTGTATCAAACGGCCACACCTAAAATCTATGGTCCAGATGCCAAGAAAAAAGGGGCTGATAGTAGTATTGAAATTTCTTCCATGGATGATGAAGCTCTCTATGGACAAGAAATTTATCGACTGGGTTTTGGCACGGCTGTCAGCCAGGGAATTTTAACCGATTATAAGGTCATGGTTTTAACGGTCTCAGAGCAAGCTATTCAAAAAGATATGCAGCAGAGTTTGTCCGATGCCGAGAATGGTTTAAATATCGATGATATCGGGCGGATCATCGGTGTCTGGAACGCCATGATCAAACGTAAAAGTTTCTCGGATGCCGTTAGTGGCCAACCGATGAAGCGCGCGATTGCCTTTACCAACACGATTGCCAATTCTAAAAAGATCGCCAAGGAATTTAATCAAGTGGTCAATGACTATTTAGGGGATAAAGCGGATGACAGTTATGCCATTGATGTGAGACATGTTGACGGTACTTTAAATGCTTTGCAGAAAAAAGACGCCTTAGACTGGCTGGCCGATGACACGATCGATGATAACCAAGCCAGAGTCTTATCGAATGTGAAGTTTTTGACTGAAGGGATTGATGTGCCGAACCTAGATGCGGTGATTTTCTTTGCTCCGAAAAAATCACAAGTCGACATTGTTCAAGCCGTTGGCCGGATCATGCGCCGTTATGAAGACAAAGAGTACGGCTATATTATCTTGCCGATTGTCATTCCAGCTGACGTCACCCCTGAAACTGTTTTGGACGACAATAAGACCTATCAAGCTGTCTGGCAGGTCTTAAACGCTTTAAGATCCACCGATGAGCGTTTTAACGCCATGGTTAATAAATTGCAGCTGAATAAAAAGAAGCCAGATAATTTAGACATTATCGGGGTTGGCGACGCACCCGATGAAGCCATTGATGGGTCAGGGGAAGCTGTTGAAAGTGCTAGTGGCTCAGATTCTGAACAGTTATCTTTGGAGCTGGACTGGAAAGAGATTGAAACAGCCATCTATGGCAAGATCGTTGAAAAAGTCGGTAACCGTCGTTACCTAGAAGACTGGTCTCAAGATGTAAGAAAGATTGCTAACCGCTTTATTTCAGCCATCAATTTAACGTTAGAAGATAAGCAAAGTGCGAGTTCGATTGCTTTTGCTAAGTTCTTAAAAAGTCTCCAACACAATATCAACCAAGAAATTGATCAAGACCAAGCCGTTGAGATGCTCGCTCAGCACTTAATCACCAAGCCAGTCTTTCAAGCTTTGTTTGATCAATATAGCTTTGTTAACGACAATCCGGTCTCCAAAGCCATGGAAGCCATTGTCACACAAATCTCTGATCCGAGTTTTGAAAAAGAACTCACCAGTTTACAGCCCTTTTATGAATCTGTAAAATTACGTGCGCAAGGGATTGATAATGCGGCAGCCAAGCAGCAGTTCATTGTGACCTTGTATGACAAATTCTTTAGTACAGGCTTTTCAGAAACTACCCAGCGTTTAGGGATTGTCTTTACACCGGTTCAAATTGTCGACTTTATTATTAAATCCGTCGATTTTGCTTTGGACAAATATTTTGGTAAACACTTAGCAGATCAAAATGTGCATATTTTAGATCCCTTTGTTGGCACGGGCACTTTTATCGCCGAGACCTTAAATTTTCTAGCTACGCAGATGAAAGCTGGCAAGATTACCTTAGCTGACATTACGCGTAAATATACCCAAGAACTCCATGCTAACGAAATTGTCCTACTGAGCTATTACATTGCCGCGATTAATATCGAAGCGGTCTTTGATGAAATTAATGGACCGGAAAAATACATTCCCTTTGATGGGATCGTCTTAACTGATACCTTTGAATCTACGGAGAACATGGAAACCTTAGATAACGACCTTTTTGGTGGCAATAACGAACGTCTGAAAAAGCAACAAGAAGTACCTATTACAGCGATTATCGCTAATCCGCCTTATTCTGTCGGCCAGAAGAACCAGAACGATGACCAGCAAAATGTGCATTACCCAAAGCTTGAATCTCGTATTGCCGAAACTTATGTTAAAAATAGTACAGCAAAATTGACCGGTGGTTTGTATGACAGTTATATTAAAGCTTTCCGCTGGGCGTCAGACCGTATTGGTACTAAGGGCGTAATTGGTTTTATAACTAATAATGGTTTTATTGATTCAAGGTCCGCAAGTGGCTTCCGAAAATCTCTTTTTAATGAGTATAATTACCTCTATATTTTTAACTTGCTTGGTGGCATTAGAGGAAAGAGCAGGGAAAGCGCAAAAAAGGAAGGCCAAAATGTCTTTGATATCATGACCGGAGTGTGTGTAAGCATTCTTGTGAAAGATGGAAGCGACCATCACAAACTTTTCTATCACAACATTGGCAATTATCTGTCCCGCAAAGTCAAGCTTGAGCAAATTACTAATTTACAATCCATCCAAAACATTAATTGGCAACAACTGTTTCCGGATATTAATAATGACTGGATCAATAAAAAAGATCCAAATTATCAGAAGTATTTGCCTTTGGCTAGTGATTCGAGACGTGGGATTTTTCCAAAAAATGCTATGGGCATACAAACCAATCGTGACGCTTGGGTCTATAGCTTTTCAAAGAAACAAGTCATGATCCATTCTCATGATTTAATTGATCATTATAACGCCGAAAGAAAACGTCTGACGCAGTTTCTAGGCAGAGATAAACTGGTCCATTTGAATCGAGATGGAACTTATGTTAAATGGACTGCTAGATTAGAAGCACAGCTTAGCCAAGACAAAAAGCTCACATATAATTCTGACAAAATTGTTATTGGTTTATATAGGCCTTATACAAAAAAGTGGCTTTATTATGATGACCCTGTTATTGAGAGAACTCGTCTCTATTATAAGCAGTTGGGCACACACAATGAAGTGATCTTTACAACTGGTCGAGGAGCCAGCCGAGAGTTTTCAGCCCTTGCTACTGACTTGGTACCTAATATGGATACTTTAGAGAAAGCTCAAGGCTTTATGCGCTATAACAATGAATCTATTGATGGGTCTTTAATTCCTGTGGAGCGTGACAACGTGTCTGAGGAATTTGCTGAAAAGCTTGGTATGACGACAGACGAAACTTATGCTTATGTTTATGGTGTTTTGAATTTACCAGCTTATCAGACAAAATACGCCAATGATCTTAAAAAAGACTTGGCTCGTCTTCCCATTCTAAAAGGTAAAGAACAGTTTGCTAAGATCGGTCAAGCTCTATTGGATTTGCATATCAATTATGAACAAGTAGAATCTTATCAAGAGGTGCTGATTAATGGCCTCCCTTATAGTGAGTTTATTCATGGCCAGCATGATTACACAGTTAAGGAAATGAAACACGAAAAGATTCGTAATGAAGCCGGTAAATCCGTTTCCGACTTATCGACGATTATCTACAATGCTGGAATTAAGATCACGAACATCCCCTTAAAAGCCTATGACTATGTTGTCAATGGCAAACCCGCGATTGAATGGATCTTAGACCAATATCAGATCAAAACGGACAAGGCTTCAGGGATTGTTGATGATCCTAATCAATTTAGTGAAGACAAACGTTACATCTTTGATCTGTTGTTGAAGGTGATTAATGTCAGTTTGAAGACACTTGATCTAATTGAGCAGTTGCCTAGTATGAACGCATAAAGATTTAAAATTATTTTTAGCGAAGACATAAAATTAATCTGAATTTTTTGAAAGAAGAAACTAATGAAGAATTTTGCTAGTATTCCACAACCATCTCAATCTGTTCTTGGAGAGTTATTTGAGCACAACAATTTTATTATTCCCAGATATCAAAGAGACTATGCATGGGAAGATAACCAATTGCTTGACCTCTGGTCGGATCTTTTCGAGGTTGTTCAGGATCGCCAAGACAACCATTTTTTTGGACAAATAGTGACATTTAAAAATGATAGTCAAGGTGAATTCAGTCAAGAAGTGATTGACGGACAGCAAAGATTAACAACCAGTTGCATTTTAATGGCTGTTATTAGAGATATAGCAGATAACATGTATAAGAAAAATTTCGTTGGAAAGAATCTGAATATCGAAGCTGGCGATGCTTTAAGGGACATAAAAAGAGATGTTGATAAATCTCTCAGAGGCACTAAGCATGGTGATGCACCTTCTCTGGTGCTCCAACAAAATGAAGCATTAGAGAATGGGATCAATGACTTTTTTTATGGTCTAATTCACAGTAGAAGGGCTTTATCATTAACCAAAAAGAGTTCTCCCATTAAGATGATGGATAATGCTTATGATTTCTTCTTTCAAAAAATTACAAACAAATTAAATGAGGACAGTACATTAGACGCAAGAATAGAATTACTGCAAACAATTTATGAAACTTTTGTCAGCAATTTTTATGTTGTCATGATTACCGCACCTAGCAGAAAAGATGCTTTCACTATTTTTGAAACACTGAACAGCAGAGGAAAAGACCTCAAAGCGTCGGACATTATTAAAAATCATCTTCTTTCGCAGATGGATCAAGGTAATATGGAACTATCTAGCAAGGTCTGGAATG
The Oenococcus kitaharae DSM 17330 DNA segment above includes these coding regions:
- a CDS encoding type ISP restriction/modification enzyme, translating into MNASTQSFDRLVEEINQTAGDVQRDRGTLFERLVVTYLKNEPLYANKFDHVWMLADVPDRYGIPKKDTGVDIVASDKLTGELTAVQAKFYQGKVGKATIDSFMAEMNKSYYATGLIVSTIDDWNKNAEADFENTTKPISRIGLADLKNAHFDWSQFSFAKNENPIQKTHKAIRHYQQEAIDKSLAYFKNHDRGQLIMAPGTGKTFTSLKIAESLMSQEEKQTFYLLYLVPSIQLLTQTLFSWNADVSDELELVSFAVTSDNKATKLKNDDEDLAPEDIGFPATTDDQQLLKNLHSLKASSQKRLLVVFSTYQSIDVIHRAQKQGFPDFDLIVADEAHRTTGAHALGEQASFTKVHDNANVSAKLRLYQTATPKIYGPDAKKKGADSSIEISSMDDEALYGQEIYRLGFGTAVSQGILTDYKVMVLTVSEQAIQKDMQQSLSDAENGLNIDDIGRIIGVWNAMIKRKSFSDAVSGQPMKRAIAFTNTIANSKKIAKEFNQVVNDYLGDKADDSYAIDVRHVDGTLNALQKKDALDWLADDTIDDNQARVLSNVKFLTEGIDVPNLDAVIFFAPKKSQVDIVQAVGRIMRRYEDKEYGYIILPIVIPADVTPETVLDDNKTYQAVWQVLNALRSTDERFNAMVNKLQLNKKKPDNLDIIGVGDAPDEAIDGSGEAVESASGSDSEQLSLELDWKEIETAIYGKIVEKVGNRRYLEDWSQDVRKIANRFISAINLTLEDKQSASSIAFAKFLKSLQHNINQEIDQDQAVEMLAQHLITKPVFQALFDQYSFVNDNPVSKAMEAIVTQISDPSFEKELTSLQPFYESVKLRAQGIDNAAAKQQFIVTLYDKFFSTGFSETTQRLGIVFTPVQIVDFIIKSVDFALDKYFGKHLADQNVHILDPFVGTGTFIAETLNFLATQMKAGKITLADITRKYTQELHANEIVLLSYYIAAINIEAVFDEINGPEKYIPFDGIVLTDTFESTENMETLDNDLFGGNNERLKKQQEVPITAIIANPPYSVGQKNQNDDQQNVHYPKLESRIAETYVKNSTAKLTGGLYDSYIKAFRWASDRIGTKGVIGFITNNGFIDSRSASGFRKSLFNEYNYLYIFNLLGGIRGKSRESAKKEGQNVFDIMTGVCVSILVKDGSDHHKLFYHNIGNYLSRKVKLEQITNLQSIQNINWQQLFPDINNDWINKKDPNYQKYLPLASDSRRGIFPKNAMGIQTNRDAWVYSFSKKQVMIHSHDLIDHYNAERKRLTQFLGRDKLVHLNRDGTYVKWTARLEAQLSQDKKLTYNSDKIVIGLYRPYTKKWLYYDDPVIERTRLYYKQLGTHNEVIFTTGRGASREFSALATDLVPNMDTLEKAQGFMRYNNESIDGSLIPVERDNVSEEFAEKLGMTTDETYAYVYGVLNLPAYQTKYANDLKKDLARLPILKGKEQFAKIGQALLDLHINYEQVESYQEVLINGLPYSEFIHGQHDYTVKEMKHEKIRNEAGKSVSDLSTIIYNAGIKITNIPLKAYDYVVNGKPAIEWILDQYQIKTDKASGIVDDPNQFSEDKRYIFDLLLKVINVSLKTLDLIEQLPSMNA